A window of Lytechinus pictus isolate F3 Inbred chromosome 7, Lp3.0, whole genome shotgun sequence contains these coding sequences:
- the LOC129264399 gene encoding myoblast determination protein 1 homolog 2-like isoform X2, whose product MSTFQLRQRRVRQNATARERRRLAEVNRAYSNLSNHVPQHLLGNATKLEVLRGATCYIELLTVILSADDIQLYRDHFDSNESRTSTSMNSMDQWDRNLFFNRSTFSHFLETNCSVRDFQSIEAQSTTQSNSIVSLQPGLLSMDDPPPKANISWR is encoded by the exons ATGTCGACGTttcagcttcgtcaacgacggGTTCGTCAGAACGCCACAGCTCGAGAACGACGACGGTTGGCTGAAGTAAACCGTGCGTATTCTAACCTCAGCAATCACGTTCCTCAACATTTATTGGGAAATGCTACTAAGTTAGAG GTATTACGAGGTGCGACTTGTTACATCGAACTCCTAACCGTCATTCTCTCCGCTGACGACATCCAACTCTATCGAGATCATTTTGACAGCAATGAGAGTCGAACATCGACATCAATGAACTCGATGGACCAGTGGGACAGAAATCTATTCTTTAATCGTTCTACTTTCAGCCACTTTTTAGAAAC AAACTGTTCAGTGAGGGATTTCCAATCAATCGAAGCCCAATCTACAACACAGTCAA attcgATTGTCTCACTTCAACCTGGTCTCCTGAGCATGGATGATCCGCCACCAAAAGCTAACATTTCTTGGCGATGA
- the LOC129264399 gene encoding myoblast determination protein 1 homolog 2-like isoform X1 has product MSTFQLRQRRVRQNATARERRRLAEVNRAYSNLSNHVPQHLLGNATKLEVLRGATCYIELLTVILSADDIQLYRDHFDSNESRTSTSMNSMDQWDRNLFFNRSTFSHFLETFRNCSVRDFQSIEAQSTTQSNSIVSLQPGLLSMDDPPPKANISWR; this is encoded by the exons ATGTCGACGTttcagcttcgtcaacgacggGTTCGTCAGAACGCCACAGCTCGAGAACGACGACGGTTGGCTGAAGTAAACCGTGCGTATTCTAACCTCAGCAATCACGTTCCTCAACATTTATTGGGAAATGCTACTAAGTTAGAG GTATTACGAGGTGCGACTTGTTACATCGAACTCCTAACCGTCATTCTCTCCGCTGACGACATCCAACTCTATCGAGATCATTTTGACAGCAATGAGAGTCGAACATCGACATCAATGAACTCGATGGACCAGTGGGACAGAAATCTATTCTTTAATCGTTCTACTTTCAGCCACTTTTTAGAAAC TTTCAGAAACTGTTCAGTGAGGGATTTCCAATCAATCGAAGCCCAATCTACAACACAGTCAA attcgATTGTCTCACTTCAACCTGGTCTCCTGAGCATGGATGATCCGCCACCAAAAGCTAACATTTCTTGGCGATGA
- the LOC129264397 gene encoding SRA stem-loop-interacting RNA-binding protein, mitochondrial-like translates to MASRKGFEVFVSKLPWTVGVQEMRTYFSQFGPVRNCRIAFDDSTGFSKGFGFVSFSNTSGIQSALNKDQHILDGQKVNVQAKQSSSPAVKKLQISDVMENGH, encoded by the exons ATGGCATCAAGGAAAGGATTTGAAGTGTTTGTTTCTAAATTGCCATGGACTGTCGGTGTGC AGGAGATGCGAacctatttttctcaatttggACCTGTGAGGAATTGCAGAATAGCCTTT GATGATTCAACTGGTTTCTCTAAAGGGTTTGGTTTTGTTAGCTTTAGTAATACATCAGGAATCCAATCAGCTCTGAACAAAGATCAACACATACTGGATGGACAAAAG GTGAATGTGCAAGCCAAACAGAGCTCCTCACCAGCTGTGAAGAAATTACAGATATCAGATGTGATGGAAAATGGACATTGA